AGACCACGTATTTCTCGCTGGATGGACTGCCTTCCTCCGGGCCGATTACTGTTCCTTTCTCACATGTGTTTAACACCTCAGGCCTAGCAACCGGGGCCTACAACTACACGGCAACTCTCAGCAGCACGTCCTTCGATGCATCGGTCAACAATTTTGAGTTCAATGGCGAACTCCTGGTCTCGAAGCCGAACGACGCTCTTGGCAATGGCGTGGTAGAAGATCTTGCCAAGCTCACCACGACTGCTGATGGGAAACTGCTTGACCTGGGCAATGGGAATCTGGCTCACTTCCTCGATAATTTAGACGGTACGTACTCGGCTGCGAATGATCCTTACAGCCAATTGACATGGGATGCTGGCAGCAGCACCTACACCCTGACGAATCAAGAAGGTGAGGCCTACACCTTCAACAGTGCCGGGCTTGCGATTACGAAGAAGGATAAAAGTGGCCGCGAAACCTCTTACAGCTACACTGACGGCGATGGCGATTCGGTCGCGGATGAAATTTCTAGCATCACTAGGCCGGGTGGCCAGACTGTTAGCTATGGCTATGCCTCTGGCATGCTGGCTACGGTTACGGATGAGCTGGGACGGGTTACCTCCTATACGTACGATGCCAACGACCGAATTGAAACGATCACGTCGCCTGACCCGGACGGGGCTGGCAGCCTGGCTCCGATCGTCAAAACCTACAGCTACGACAGCACCGGCAGGGTCAGTTCAATCGCCAAGTCGAACGGCGAAACGATTCAGTACGTCCGCGATTCTTCGGGGGCTTTGATCGAAACCATCTCGCCGGATGGTAGCTCGACGGAATACAAAAATTATGCCTACCGAAACCTTCCAGCCTCGGGAACAGGCACGTCGATGAATCCCGCCTCGCTAACCCTGGCAGCGGATACCTGGGGCGAGATGACGACCAATGGAGTTACCACCTATTACAAGACCGACCGAAAAGGCAATCTGCTGGCGGTGAAAGATGGGGAAGGCAACATTACGACCTACGACCGCAACGCCGCAGGCTATGTCACCAAAATCACCGAGCCTGACCCGGACGGTGCTGGGCCGCTGGAAGCCGCGGTCTACGAATACACCTACGATTCGCGCGGCAACATGCTGACCGAGACGCTCCCGGACGATTCGGTGCGAACGTGGGAGTATCACGCCACCTGGAATGAGCCGATCAAGTACACCGATGCCAACGGCAATATCACCCTCTACACCTACGATGCCACGAACCAGTGGCTTCTGAGTGAAACGTATGTCATCGGAGAAATCGATGACGCAATGAACCTCGAAACAGACGACCTGACCACTAGCTACACCTACACCGATGCCCCCTTCTGGGTGACCGATCCGCCGATCGGCTTGGTTGAATCGATAACTGAAGCGGACGGTGTCGTCACCGAGTTCGGATACGATGTCGACGGGAACCTCACCTCGGCTACCTATGCAGTGGGCACGGCTGACGAAGCAACCATTTCGGCCACCTACGACGCTGCTGGCAACATGCTCACGGAAACCGATGAACTGGGCAATGTTACGACCTACACCTACGACAACTTCGATCGAGTTACGTCGGTGACATCCGCCGATCCAGACGGGGCGGGGGCACAAGTCGCCACGGTCATCACCTATACCTACAACGATTTCGACCTTGTCGCCACCGAATCAATCAACGGTAACACCACCACTTACGCCTACAACACCAAAGGCCAGGTCACCTCGGTCACCGAAGCCGATCCGGACGGAGCCGGTTCGCTGACTGCCCCGGTCACTTCCTACACTTACGACAGCGATGGCAACGTTCTCACGATCACCGATCCGCTGGGTAATGTGACGACTTACGGCTATACCGATGGCCTGCTCACGTCGATCACCGAGGCCGATCCCGATGGCGCTGGGCCGCAAAGTTCGCCGGTGACCAGCTACACCTACAACGACGCCGGTCAGGTACTGACCATTGCCGATCCGCTGGGCAACGTCACCACCTACGAATACGACAACCTGGGGCGCGAAGTCTCAGTCACGCTACCAGACCCGGACGGTGTTGGCACGCTTGAGTCGCTGGTCAGTACCACTGCGTACGATGAGTTCGGGCAAATTGTGAGCATGACCGACTTTGACGGCGTGACGACCTCGTACTCGTACGACCACGAAGGCAATCTGCTTGCCGAAACCACGCCGCTCGGCACCACCACTTATACCTACGATGAACTCAATCGCCTCGAAACGATTACCACGGCAGATCCTGATGGTGCCGGTGCTTTGATCGCCTTGGTGACGACCTATTCGTACACCGCTTCCGGCCAAGTCGCTTCGGTCGCGACGCCGAAGGGAACCACCTCGTACACCTACGACAATCGTCGCCGTCGCACGAGTACCACCTTGCCCGATCCAGATGGGGCCGGATCGCAGTCCGCGCCATCGACAAGCACCACTTACGACGACGCAGGCAATGTTCTGACAGAAACTGATGCTCGGGGCTATGTAACGACGTATGAATACGATGCCCTGAACCGAGTCGTGAAGGTCATTTCGCCTGATCCCGACGGGGCGGGTGCACTCACTTCGCCGGAGACGTTGTACGCTTACGATGAATTCGGCCAGCAGGTCAGCGTGACTGATCCCAACGGCGGCATGACGACCTATGAATACGACGACCTGGGGCGTCAAACGAAGATCATCTACGCCGATCCGGATGGGGCTGGAGCGTTGACGTCGCCGGAGGTCTCGTACGAGTACGACGCCGCAGGGCAGCTAATCAGTATGACCGACGAACTGGGGAACGAGACGACGTACCAGTACGATAACCTCGGTCGCCAGGTAAAGGTGACGCTGCCCGATCCCGACGGCGCGGGAGCGTTGACCGCCCCTGAGACCACCTACAGCTACGACGCCGCAGGCCAGTTGCTCAGCACGACCGATCCGCTCGGCCGCACGACCAGTTACACCTACGACAATATAGGGCGTCAACTGACGGTGACCCTGCCTGACCCGGATGGTGCGGGAGCACTCACCGCGCCGGTGACCACTTATGTCTACAATGCCGACGGGCAACTGGCCAGCGTGACCGATGCCGCTTCGCAGGCGGTCAGTTATACGTACAACACCGCTGGCCAGATCGCCACGATGACCGATCCGACCGGCACCACGACCTACACGTACGACGCCCTCGGTCGCCAGGTATCGATCACCGAACCTGATCCCGATGGGGCCGGGCCACTCTCGGCGCCGACCACGACTTACACCTACGACGACGAGGGGGACATGGTCAGCATGACCACCCTCGACGGCACCACTTCGTATGACTACGACGACCTGGGCCGCATCACTAAAATGACGATGCCAGATCCGGATGGCGTGGGCAGCGCGTTGGCGGCCTGGACCGTTTATACGTACGACGCGGTCGGTCGCACGCTGACCGAAACGAATCGCCTCGGCAATTCAACCAGCTACGCATACGACAACCTCGGCCGCCTGATCAAGACAACCGACGCCGAAGGAGGTGAGACCGAATACACGTACGACGCCAACGGCAACCGTCTGACGCTGACCGATCCGGAAGAGAATACGACGACCTGGACGTACGACAAGCTCAACCGGATGCTCACCAACACGAATGAGCTGAACGATACGCGAAGCTACGAATACGATGCCGCTGGAAACGTGGTCGAATACACCGATCGCAACGGCCGCGTGACTACTTACGAGTACGACAACCTGCGGCGCCGGACCGCCGAAAAATGGATGGACGGGGCAACCGTTGTCGAAACACTCAGCTACGCTTATGACGCCGCATCGCAACTAACT
The window above is part of the Bremerella sp. JC817 genome. Proteins encoded here:
- a CDS encoding RHS repeat-associated core domain-containing protein; the encoded protein is MFNTSGLATGAYNYTATLSSTSFDASVNNFEFNGELLVSKPNDALGNGVVEDLAKLTTTADGKLLDLGNGNLAHFLDNLDGTYSAANDPYSQLTWDAGSSTYTLTNQEGEAYTFNSAGLAITKKDKSGRETSYSYTDGDGDSVADEISSITRPGGQTVSYGYASGMLATVTDELGRVTSYTYDANDRIETITSPDPDGAGSLAPIVKTYSYDSTGRVSSIAKSNGETIQYVRDSSGALIETISPDGSSTEYKNYAYRNLPASGTGTSMNPASLTLAADTWGEMTTNGVTTYYKTDRKGNLLAVKDGEGNITTYDRNAAGYVTKITEPDPDGAGPLEAAVYEYTYDSRGNMLTETLPDDSVRTWEYHATWNEPIKYTDANGNITLYTYDATNQWLLSETYVIGEIDDAMNLETDDLTTSYTYTDAPFWVTDPPIGLVESITEADGVVTEFGYDVDGNLTSATYAVGTADEATISATYDAAGNMLTETDELGNVTTYTYDNFDRVTSVTSADPDGAGAQVATVITYTYNDFDLVATESINGNTTTYAYNTKGQVTSVTEADPDGAGSLTAPVTSYTYDSDGNVLTITDPLGNVTTYGYTDGLLTSITEADPDGAGPQSSPVTSYTYNDAGQVLTIADPLGNVTTYEYDNLGREVSVTLPDPDGVGTLESLVSTTAYDEFGQIVSMTDFDGVTTSYSYDHEGNLLAETTPLGTTTYTYDELNRLETITTADPDGAGALIALVTTYSYTASGQVASVATPKGTTSYTYDNRRRRTSTTLPDPDGAGSQSAPSTSTTYDDAGNVLTETDARGYVTTYEYDALNRVVKVISPDPDGAGALTSPETLYAYDEFGQQVSVTDPNGGMTTYEYDDLGRQTKIIYADPDGAGALTSPEVSYEYDAAGQLISMTDELGNETTYQYDNLGRQVKVTLPDPDGAGALTAPETTYSYDAAGQLLSTTDPLGRTTSYTYDNIGRQLTVTLPDPDGAGALTAPVTTYVYNADGQLASVTDAASQAVSYTYNTAGQIATMTDPTGTTTYTYDALGRQVSITEPDPDGAGPLSAPTTTYTYDDEGDMVSMTTLDGTTSYDYDDLGRITKMTMPDPDGVGSALAAWTVYTYDAVGRTLTETNRLGNSTSYAYDNLGRLIKTTDAEGGETEYTYDANGNRLTLTDPEENTTTWTYDKLNRMLTNTNELNDTRSYEYDAAGNVVEYTDRNGRVTTYEYDNLRRRTAEKWMDGATVVETLSYAYDAASQLTEASDSQATYTFTYDNLGRNISTEHDLAALGFDVMIEEAYDALGRRTSLAAEIDGTDDLVNNYAYDYYNRMTQVTQGGQVGGNAVAEKRVDFAYDAEDKGQFTSITRYADLAGTDLVATTTYGYDNADQITSITHTDGSSSTLAGYTYAYDEGNRLTAFSVYGHSAEDADYSYDDTDQLTGADRTGTTGDESYTYDENGNRTGGGYSTGDNNQLLSDGAFNYTYDDEGNRLTKTNISTGEVIEYTWDYRNRLVSITSKTSGGTVAHEVDYTYDIFNRRIVKTIDADGAGAGTAIEEIYIYDGLREERGAAGDHMLLRFDEAEDLTDRYLYGANVDQILASEEVTSTASAGDVLWALTDHLGTVRDVVDYDSGTDTTTVQNHLAYEAYGNITSETNSSIDFLFAFTGRERDGESDLQYNRARYYDAAVGRWTGEDPLGFEAGDENLSRYAGNSVLHFADPSGNAVTFGNPPKVPTNPATEAILKLSERLSDIEKAIDIWGTTPELQKLKNQLKERIARFRKEIAEVKSPNQTCTVATTTAITPQQAIGGVLLIGAAYFAAACYNPYSPIASEIDRFSSDLAADLQALTQNLSSQQGDSLPSLDGTGKVHGELPHPKDLSKFDADELELLAEQLRKSVGERIRKTIEKGADPGHSDRITAEQDLIKSIEKYLEGLGF